The Sulfurovum sp. TSL1 genomic sequence ACCAAAGGGTAGTCAATACCACCCTTAAACAGTTGATTACAGCGCAAAATACGTAAAGAGCTTGCGGTGAATGCTTTATGGGGGGCATTGAACTCAAACTGCCATTTGGCATATTCGGAACAGGAAGGATAATAGCGGCAAGAGGCAGGTAACATTTTGGAGATGTATTGATAGCCTTTGATCGGTGCCAAAAAGAAGTTTTTCATGGCGTATTATAGTTAAAACGGCGTAGTGAGTCAATTTTTGTTTTTGTGCTATAATCCCTGACATGAATCATATACAACGCAAGTTTTTAGTATCAGCAGACATTCGGCGTTGGCTTAAAACACAACTGCCAAAAACTGAGAAAACAGAACAGTTCTACACGGTTTCAAATGCTCAGGAGGCATGTTACTATCGTAAAGCGTATCCAGATACCTATACAAAAGTAACCGTCGATAGGGATGGAAATGAAACTTTCTCCTCTGTCAGCGCAGAAGAGTATGCATCTCAGCGTAAAAACCACTTGGGCAGGATCATCGTTAAACAATCCTACAAGGTCACGTTTGATGAGGGTAGGTTTGTTGTTGAAAGGTACTTAAAAAAGCTTGACGGGATCTATATCGTGACCGCTTATTTTCAAGATGAAAAAGTACTGAGAAACTCGGAGACCATCCAGCAACTGCAACCTTTTGTGCTTAAAGAGATCGACCTGGATGAGAAATACAGTGATCGTTCCCTGGCTCTGTATGAAAAACCTATGGAGTACAATGTACAAAAGTTTTTCGAAAAGATCGATGCGTTTGAATCTCCCAATCTTTTTTTCTGGCAAGTGCCGCAGCGTGTGTATGTACGTGACGGTGTCTCTTTGGTACTGTACCGGAACATTCGCCTGATAAACTACTATAAAATGAATTTCCAGAAGAAACATTTCAGTGCAACACTGCACCGTTTACGTGTGCTTTTGCGTCGGACAGCTACTCTGATGGAGATCTTCCCGGACCTGTTCAGCCCCAATGTACAGCATTTTTCTATTGAGTTGTTTCAACGTTACTATGAAGAGACAACGCTGTTGCGGTACCTGTACTTTTTAAATGAATTGAGTGCCACACGTGAAAATGTGAAGTTAACGCTCTACAGTGAGTTAAAAAGTCTCATCACCCGGGAAGAAGAAGCGGTGACACACATGCTCGTCTCCAAGCCTTTTAGACAAATGTTAACGATACTTACAAGAGAGATAGGGGTTCAGGAAAACCAAAAATATATCTCTTTAGAGCAAGCGGTGACACAGGTGCTTAAAGAGCGTTTAGAGAGATTTGAGATGCTTTTAGGAGAAACAAAAGAGGGGTATGATGATGAGATGCTTGAAGCACTCTATATCTTTATGGACGCACTTCAGACTCTCATAGAAGATTTTTTCCATATCATCGGAGAAAAAAAGTGTCGAATGCTCGTTGAGGAATTTAACATTCTGTTCAAGCCTCTGCGTGAGTACAGAAACTGTAAAGAGCGTGAAGCTATACTGAACACGATTAAAGAGAAGTCTGAAACCAAAACATTAGATATCAATCCTCTTCTATGCGAGCATGAAAAGGTTTTGAAAGATAAAATTGAGCATGCATTGAAGCTGTTAAGATCTTCCAAGTTTTATGTGTGATCGTACGCGATCACTGATGAAGTACCAAAATATGCTTTATCTTATAAAATCTCTTATATGGAACATTTTATAAGGTTATAATTATTGAAGTGAGACTGTAAATATAAATATATTTTTCGAAAGTGGATTAGACGATTGGCTTAATCTGTGATAAAATTTACAATATCTATTGGATTATGAGATCAATTATGTAGAGTCTTAGTATAACATCTAATGAGATTCATTATAAACTGGGAGATGTACTATGCAAGAGTCATTTGTAGACATAAAATATAATAATAGTAAAATTCATATTCATTATATTGAAGAAAAACCAAATGATTCAGATAGACTTATGGTTTTAATACACGGATTTCCTCAAAATTCGTATGTGTGGTCTTCTTATTTAACAGAATTTACTCAAATGGGTTATCATGTGGTTGCACCAGACTTACGTGGATACAATAAGTCAAGCAAACCAAAAGAAAAATCAGCCTATGAAATAAAAAATATAATGAATGATGTTTTAGAATTGATAAAACATTGTGGATACGATAAAGCTGTTATCGTAGGGCATGACTGGGGTGGTTCGGTTGTATGGGAATTAGCAGAACATTATGCAGATTTTGTAAGTGCCGCAATTGTTCTTAATTCTCCCCATCGAGGAGCTTATGCTGCCAATATTAGAAGAAATCCACTTTTGAATCTAAGACAAACTTTCCGTTCTTGGTATATCTACCTTTTTCAACTCCCCTTTCTCCCTGAGTTTGCAATGAAATGTTGTGATTTCAAATGGCTTAAACATAATTTCTGTTCATGGGCGAGAACAAAAGATGCTTTTTCTAATGAAGAGATTGAAGTATATAAAAAAGCATTGCGTGAGCCATATGCATTAACTTCAGCAATCAACTATTATAGAGCCAATACATTTGGTGATTTTGGTCTGGGTGTTATCAAAGCATCCATGGGTAAAAAAATATTTGAAAAAATTTCTGTACCCTCACTATTATTATGGGGGAAAAATGATCTTCCTCTTGATATTGAGTTGACGAAAAATATGGAAGAATTTTTCTCTGGAATATTTAAAAAAGTATATTTTGAAGATACATCCCACTGGATTTTACATGAACGACATAAACATGTGGTTGAGGAGATAAAAACATTCCTAAATGATATAAGCAAATGATATATTTAATAGAGAGATGTCCTTTGGGATGGAAATAAACATTATCTGGACAATACGTTTTCTAGTATAATTATTTTCATATATTTTAATTCATTTAATTATCAAAAAGGCAAGATTTTAGGCACTCACATAAAGATTTGATAGAATAGATATTGAAAAGATTATATCTAAGAGCCACTTTGTGATGTTGAATCTGCAAGTGGCTCAATATATAACATTAAAGAGAGCATACAATAAGCTTTTCAGGGATTTTAAAAAGGTGTTATTTTCAGATCATGCATTTTCCATCAGGGTTGTATCACTCTTGCCTGTACTGGCTTGCGTATCATAAAGTGAAATGATCAGGTCAAAGATCTTTTCTTGTGTAATAGGTTTCACAAAATTTTCAGAGTCTGTTTTAATGGCATCATCTAAATCATCGGGATCTCTAAGCTGTACATATTTAAGCGGTGCACGTCCTTGGACTTTGTCAATCGTTTCTATGGTTTTTTCAGTCACCATTTTTTCACTGACGATCAAGATATCATAGAGAGCCAGATCATTTCCATGCTTCTTGAATTCATCCATACCTATATGAACATCATAATGAAAATATCGGAACATCGTTTTAAGACTCTGTGCAATTTTATCATTGGAACAGAGCAGTAATATCTTTTTGCCGACTATGTTTTTATCCGGAAGTCTATAATGACGTCTGAAACCTAATTCAAAATTTTTAAAAGGTATGCTTAAGTGCAGGTCTGAAATATTTTCAAGATCATCAACAATGTGACCACCAAGCAGTTCTATTTCTGTGTTCATATGGATTTTTAAAAATGATAGGAGTTTTTCTTTCTCTATGTTGGTATTTTGGATCCTAAAAGAGATAAACTCTTCATACAAAAAGTCTTCCACCGAAGAAAGAGATAATACAATTTCGCTTCTATCACTTTTTTGAAAAACAAAGGTGAGTACTTTGCTAAGTACGAGTAACAGGGTATCAGAATCTCCCCGTAACCTTCTTGGTATGGTCGAATCCATTTCATAGATAAGTTCAATACGCTTTTCAGCCGCAAAACTTTTTAGAGAAGAAAATAGCGTTTCCAACACGGTGTTAATATTAAACGTATCTTCTATCGTCTCTTCATTCAAATCCATTGATTGCCTCCCCAAAACAATATCTACCATTGTACCAACATAAGTTTTAATTAACTAACACTATTGGAAATATAAAATTTCAGAGGAGATCTATATCTCATTTAAAAACCTTATAAAATATATATTTCTATAAGGTCTTCTATTGGTCAATTTCTCCGTTTTTCACCACATAAGACTCCGACATATTTACCGAGTGATAGATGGTCGTTCCATACTTCTTGCTGTAGTACTGCAAGAGAAGTTTTTGTAAGGTAGGTTCTATGGAGGGGATGAACCACCCGTTGTTGCTCAGTACGATCATATTTTTTGGCTCACCCTCGTAGAGCCTTTCACTGGTCGCTTCAAAACAGATGGCATTTCTATAGATCTTCCCGTCTATTTGATAGTCTACGACATTGGGGCTGGCCACGTAATCCACGGCACCATCATAGAATATTTTGTTGATCCAGTCGCTTAAAAAATCCGGCAGAGGGTTGCTCTCTCCAAAGGGAACCAGTACGACTTTATTGGCTACAGAGACCTTGTTATCTGTAAAGATATAGGTTGAGTTCCGTGGTGTTCTTCCATCCCAGTAGAGTCCACCGGTGACGATAGAGATATGTTTGGCTTTTTCTTTCAATCTATCCAGCAGTTTTGAACGATTGAGAAAAAGGGGAAAGACAGATTCGGGGAGGATGACAAGCGTTTTATTCTCTTCGATGGCCTGGTCTATCTGTTTGAATAGATTTTCAAACTGTGCGGCATGAAGTGTTTCGTTCCATTTGTCATTAACAGCAGTGTGGGTCGTAACGAGTCTGATATGATCTTCTGATATGAAAGGTGCCGAAGGGATTGACTGATAGGCAAACAGCATCAGTAAAAGGTAAAGGAGCTGTCGTTTCCAGATACTCAAAACAATGGCCCCTAAAATGATGGCATACTGCCATTTTTCAATGCCCAGATAACTCTCTACGAACATCAGTTCGGGTTTGAACCAATCAAAAGAGAAAGGGTGGATATAGCTTAAAATAAAAAGCGCTGAAGCCTTGAGGAGCAGAGGGAGTAAAATACCGGAGGTCTGCAGCAGTGAAGGGATCTTCTGGCTGCTCCATGCAAGAAGCCAAAAGAGTACTCCGTAGCTTAGCATGATGATGGATATCACTATAGGTACCGCCCAAACCATACCATAATGCTGAAGGCTTAAGGCGATCCACCAGAACCAGAACAGTCCGATAAAAGCACCGGAAAAGAACCACACTTTTTTCTCTTCCTGCAAGAGTAGATAGAGTGTCGAAATACCCAAAATAGTGTTCAGCAGAGGATGGGAAAATCCCCAGTGATTAAGGTAGATAAAGCACGAACTTAAAAGTGCTATGAAAAAGCCTTTTGTTAGTTCAAAGGTGCTAGAATATTGGCTAATTTTATACAAAAGGATTCCTATGGGAGCAGAACAAGGCAGTATGATCGGTTCATTTTTACCCCTCATCATTTTATTTGCGATTTTTTATTTTTTAATTATCAGACCGCAGCAAAAACACCAAAAAGCGCATAAAGCAATGCTTGACAGTCTTACAAAAGGTGACAACATCATTACGACTGGCGGTCTTATAGCGGTGATCGTTAAAACTGAAGAAGATTTTATCAAAATCAAATTAAATGACGACACGATCGTCAAACTTGATAGAGCCTATGTAGCCAAAAAGGTTGAGTCTGGTGAAGACGCTTAATTTCAGGGTCATCCTTTTTGCTTTTGCACTGATCTTCGGTGTCGTTTTTTCCATCCCCTCTTTGACACAGAGTGAAAGCGGGAAGAAGATCACTTTGGGTCTTGACCTTCAGGGTGGTCTACATATGCTGCTTGGTATCAAAAGTGAAATAGCCATTGAATCACGTATCAAGTCGATGGCGGCATCGGTCAAGTATATTTTTGATGATGAAGAGATCATTTTTGATGCACTTCGTATGGTCGATGGCGAACAGATCACTTTTGAACTTCTTGATGCGGATGAAGTAGCCAAAGCCAAAGCATTGCTTGAAAAAGAGCTTGAAGGTACAGTGGTGATCAACAATGGCCTGAAGTTCTCAGTGGCTATGACCGAAGCTGAAGTAGAGCGTACGAAACAAAATGCCATTCAACAGGCAGTCGATACGATCAGGAACAGGCTCAATGAGTTCGGGCTTGCAGAACCCACGGTGGCTAAACAGGGTGAAGACAAGATCCTTGTAGAGGTACCGGGTATCAAAACACAGGAAGATGAACAGCGTATACGTGAACTTATCGCCCGTGCAGCACATTTGCAGCTAATGGCTGTGGATGAAGACAGAAACATAAGAGTCAACACGATGAGCATGGCTGAAGCAAAAAGTTACGGCGATGTGATACTCCCCGATGTCAATACAGGTGAAAAATATTTGCTTCGTGCGATTCCGGTACTTGACGGTTCTATGCTGACA encodes the following:
- a CDS encoding apolipoprotein N-acyltransferase, which codes for MYKISQYSSTFELTKGFFIALLSSCFIYLNHWGFSHPLLNTILGISTLYLLLQEEKKVWFFSGAFIGLFWFWWIALSLQHYGMVWAVPIVISIIMLSYGVLFWLLAWSSQKIPSLLQTSGILLPLLLKASALFILSYIHPFSFDWFKPELMFVESYLGIEKWQYAIILGAIVLSIWKRQLLYLLLMLFAYQSIPSAPFISEDHIRLVTTHTAVNDKWNETLHAAQFENLFKQIDQAIEENKTLVILPESVFPLFLNRSKLLDRLKEKAKHISIVTGGLYWDGRTPRNSTYIFTDNKVSVANKVVLVPFGESNPLPDFLSDWINKIFYDGAVDYVASPNVVDYQIDGKIYRNAICFEATSERLYEGEPKNMIVLSNNGWFIPSIEPTLQKLLLQYYSKKYGTTIYHSVNMSESYVVKNGEIDQ
- the yajC gene encoding preprotein translocase subunit YajC, producing MGAEQGSMIGSFLPLIILFAIFYFLIIRPQQKHQKAHKAMLDSLTKGDNIITTGGLIAVIVKTEEDFIKIKLNDDTIVKLDRAYVAKKVESGEDA
- the yidD gene encoding membrane protein insertion efficiency factor YidD — translated: MKNFFLAPIKGYQYISKMLPASCRYYPSCSEYAKWQFEFNAPHKAFTASSLRILRCNQLFKGGIDYPLVHFKPPKPAALLKLNAFCGKIDVIYWLVPRSTAPDNTHYYVIKDFDAINRTT
- a CDS encoding alpha/beta fold hydrolase — its product is MQESFVDIKYNNSKIHIHYIEEKPNDSDRLMVLIHGFPQNSYVWSSYLTEFTQMGYHVVAPDLRGYNKSSKPKEKSAYEIKNIMNDVLELIKHCGYDKAVIVGHDWGGSVVWELAEHYADFVSAAIVLNSPHRGAYAANIRRNPLLNLRQTFRSWYIYLFQLPFLPEFAMKCCDFKWLKHNFCSWARTKDAFSNEEIEVYKKALREPYALTSAINYYRANTFGDFGLGVIKASMGKKIFEKISVPSLLLWGKNDLPLDIELTKNMEEFFSGIFKKVYFEDTSHWILHERHKHVVEEIKTFLNDISK